One window of Acidimicrobiales bacterium genomic DNA carries:
- the apgM gene encoding 2,3-bisphosphoglycerate-independent phosphoglycerate mutase — MKYVVCVPDGCADEPLEELGGRTPLEAASMPNLAALAARGEVGRAAVIPEGMPPGSDIGNMSILGYDPARYHSGRAPIEAAALGLRLGPDQIAFRCNLVTIGDDGTMVDFAGGHPSTEDAREVVLALQEALGTDEVSFHPGVQYRHIVIAPASWADVTSPPPHDLSDKPVVWPSGPAAPRVQALMDASREVVAGFGGTANQIWLWGQGRQPVLPSFTEVHGLRAALCTAVDLIRGLGVLTGIEVVEVPGATGWFDTNYEGKRDACLRTLADGADLFVIHVEATDEAGHAGNLEEKLIALERW, encoded by the coding sequence ATGAAATACGTCGTGTGCGTGCCCGACGGCTGCGCCGACGAGCCCCTCGAAGAGCTCGGCGGTCGCACCCCGCTCGAGGCGGCCTCCATGCCCAACCTGGCGGCGCTGGCCGCCCGGGGCGAGGTGGGCCGCGCCGCGGTCATCCCCGAGGGGATGCCGCCCGGTAGCGACATCGGGAACATGAGCATCCTCGGCTACGACCCCGCCCGCTACCACTCGGGCCGGGCCCCGATCGAGGCCGCCGCCCTTGGCCTACGCCTAGGCCCCGACCAGATCGCCTTCCGCTGCAACCTGGTGACCATCGGCGACGACGGCACCATGGTCGACTTCGCCGGCGGCCACCCGTCCACCGAGGACGCCCGCGAGGTGGTGCTGGCCCTCCAGGAGGCGCTCGGCACCGACGAGGTCTCGTTCCACCCCGGCGTGCAGTACCGCCACATCGTGATCGCCCCCGCCTCGTGGGCCGACGTGACCTCGCCGCCGCCCCACGACCTGAGCGACAAGCCGGTCGTGTGGCCGAGCGGACCGGCCGCCCCCCGGGTGCAGGCGCTCATGGACGCCTCGCGCGAGGTGGTCGCCGGCTTCGGCGGCACGGCCAACCAGATCTGGCTGTGGGGCCAGGGCCGCCAGCCGGTGCTGCCGTCGTTCACCGAAGTGCACGGATTGCGGGCCGCGCTGTGCACCGCCGTCGACCTCATCAGGGGCCTCGGCGTGCTCACCGGCATCGAGGTGGTCGAGGTCCCCGGCGCCACCGGGTGGTTCGACACCAACTACGAGGGCAAGCGCGACGCCTGCCTGCGCACGCTGGCCGACGGCGCCGACCTGTTCGTCATCCACGTGGAGGCCACCGACGAGGCCGGCCACGCCGGGAACCTCGAGGAGAAGCTCATCGCCCTCGAGCGCTGG